In Gavia stellata isolate bGavSte3 chromosome 28, bGavSte3.hap2, whole genome shotgun sequence, a single genomic region encodes these proteins:
- the CWC25 gene encoding pre-mRNA-splicing factor CWC25 homolog isoform X1, which translates to MGGGDLNLKKSWHPQTLRNVEKVWKAEQKHEAERKKIEELQRELQEERAREEMQRYAEDMGTVRKREEKLEWMYQGPGGMVNREEYLMGRPVDKYVFEKTEDKDAGCSNETGLLPGSIFAKTGANSVLDMANKIREDPLFMIRKREEEKKREVLNNPVKMKKIKELLQNSLDKKEKKKKKEKKKKHKKHRRRSSSSESDSSDEERSKNKSQKRMNSSSWKPAPSKVPGYGLQVRGSDQSHRSRSSPAAGQERAPHKHRDRSRSRSQSRSPQRRPSKKNSEQSGCRGSRSPSRHSKQHSNREEKGRARSPSPKKSYRRQHTPGYTRRISPEELERKRQEMMENAKWREEERANNLRKHRKEEELERELEKLNSRDGKFFNRLKLESASTSTLEDRVKRNIHSLQRTPAALEKNFMQR; encoded by the exons ATGGGGGGCGGCGACCTG AACCTGAAGAAGAGCTGGCACCCCCAGACCCTGCGTAATGTGGAGAAGGTGTGGAAAGCCGAGCAGAAGCATGAGGCTGAGCGGAAGAAGATCGAGGAGCTGCAgcgggagctgcaggaggagcgAGCGCGTGAGGAGATGCAGCGATACGCTGAGGACATGGGCACCGTCAG gaaaagagaagagaagttGGAGTGGATGTACCAGGGTCCTGGAGGCATGGTGAACAGAGAGGAGTATCTTATGGGTCGCCCTGTGGACAAATACGTCTTTGAGAAGACAGAAGACAAGGATGCAGGCTGTTCCAACGAGACAGGACTTCTTCCAGGCTCCATTTTTGCCAAGACAGGTGCCAATTCTGTCCTAGATATGGCAAATAAAATCCGGGAGGATCCACTTTTCATGATAAG aaagagggaggaggaaaagaagagagaagtttTGAATAATCctgttaaaatgaagaaaatcaaagaaTTG CTGCAGAACAGTTtagacaaaaaagagaaaaagaagaagaaagagaagaagaagaaacacaagaaaCATCGGCGTCGCAGTTCCAGCAGTGAAAGTGACAGCAGTGATGAGGAGCGAAGCAAAAATAA gTCTCAGAAGAGGATGAACAGTTCCTCCTGGAAACCTGCTCCTTCCAAAGTCCCAGGATATGGCTTGCAA GTTAGAGGCTCTGACCAGAGCCACAGGTCTCGGAGCTCTCCAGCTGCCGGCCAGGAGAGGGCCCCACACAAGCACCGGGATCGCTCCAGGTCCAGGAGCCAGTCCCGCTCTCCTCAGAGACGCCCTAGCAAGAAGAATTCAGAACAATCTGGATGCAGAGGGTCAAGATCTCCTTCTAGACACAGTAAACA ACATAGCAATcgggaggagaaagggagagctAGAAGCCCTTCCCCTAAAAAGAGCTATAGACGACAGCATACTCCAGGTTACACAAG AAGGATCTCTCCGGAGGAACTAGAGCGTAAACGCCAGGAAATGATGGAAAATGCCAAGTGGcgggaagaggagagagcaaACAACCTCAGGAAACACCgaaaggaggaggagctggagcgaGAACTGGAGAAACTCAACTCCCGAGATGGGAAGTTCTTCAA TCGCTTAAAACTAGAGAGTGCATCTACTTCCACCCTAGAAGATCGGGTGAAACGCAATATCCACTCCCTTCAGAGGACTCCCGCTGCCTTGGAAAAAAACTTTATGCAGAGATGA
- the CWC25 gene encoding pre-mRNA-splicing factor CWC25 homolog isoform X2 has translation MGGGDLNLKKSWHPQTLRNVEKVWKAEQKHEAERKKIEELQRELQEERAREEMQRYAEDMGTVRKREEKLEWMYQGPGGMVNREEYLMGRPVDKYVFEKTEDKDAGCSNETGLLPGSIFAKTGANSVLDMANKIREDPLFMIRKREEEKKREVLNNPVKMKKIKELLQNSLDKKEKKKKKEKKKKHKKHRRRSSSSESDSSDEERSKNKSQKRMNSSSWKPAPSKVPGYGLQVRGSDQSHRSRSSPAAGQERAPHKHRDRSRSRSQSRSPQRRPSKKNSEQSGCRGSRSPSRHSKQVFLGYRHSNREEKGRARSPSPKKSYRRQHTPGYTRRISPEELERKRQEMMENAKWREEERANNLRKHRKEEELERELEKLNSRDGKFFNRLKLESASTSTLEDRVKRNIHSLQRTPAALEKNFMQR, from the exons ATGGGGGGCGGCGACCTG AACCTGAAGAAGAGCTGGCACCCCCAGACCCTGCGTAATGTGGAGAAGGTGTGGAAAGCCGAGCAGAAGCATGAGGCTGAGCGGAAGAAGATCGAGGAGCTGCAgcgggagctgcaggaggagcgAGCGCGTGAGGAGATGCAGCGATACGCTGAGGACATGGGCACCGTCAG gaaaagagaagagaagttGGAGTGGATGTACCAGGGTCCTGGAGGCATGGTGAACAGAGAGGAGTATCTTATGGGTCGCCCTGTGGACAAATACGTCTTTGAGAAGACAGAAGACAAGGATGCAGGCTGTTCCAACGAGACAGGACTTCTTCCAGGCTCCATTTTTGCCAAGACAGGTGCCAATTCTGTCCTAGATATGGCAAATAAAATCCGGGAGGATCCACTTTTCATGATAAG aaagagggaggaggaaaagaagagagaagtttTGAATAATCctgttaaaatgaagaaaatcaaagaaTTG CTGCAGAACAGTTtagacaaaaaagagaaaaagaagaagaaagagaagaagaagaaacacaagaaaCATCGGCGTCGCAGTTCCAGCAGTGAAAGTGACAGCAGTGATGAGGAGCGAAGCAAAAATAA gTCTCAGAAGAGGATGAACAGTTCCTCCTGGAAACCTGCTCCTTCCAAAGTCCCAGGATATGGCTTGCAA GTTAGAGGCTCTGACCAGAGCCACAGGTCTCGGAGCTCTCCAGCTGCCGGCCAGGAGAGGGCCCCACACAAGCACCGGGATCGCTCCAGGTCCAGGAGCCAGTCCCGCTCTCCTCAGAGACGCCCTAGCAAGAAGAATTCAGAACAATCTGGATGCAGAGGGTCAAGATCTCCTTCTAGACACAGTAAACA GGTATTTCTGGGTTACAGACATAGCAATcgggaggagaaagggagagctAGAAGCCCTTCCCCTAAAAAGAGCTATAGACGACAGCATACTCCAGGTTACACAAG AAGGATCTCTCCGGAGGAACTAGAGCGTAAACGCCAGGAAATGATGGAAAATGCCAAGTGGcgggaagaggagagagcaaACAACCTCAGGAAACACCgaaaggaggaggagctggagcgaGAACTGGAGAAACTCAACTCCCGAGATGGGAAGTTCTTCAA TCGCTTAAAACTAGAGAGTGCATCTACTTCCACCCTAGAAGATCGGGTGAAACGCAATATCCACTCCCTTCAGAGGACTCCCGCTGCCTTGGAAAAAAACTTTATGCAGAGATGA